The sequence below is a genomic window from Chlamydiifrater volucris.
CGAAGGAAATTACGTGATTTTGGCCGCAAGGCCTTCTGTTGGTAAGACAGCTTTTTCTATCAACTTGGCGACATTCTTGTCTTACCAAAGGAACATTCCAGTTGGATTTGTCTCCCTGGAAATGTCAAAAAACCAGATAGCAGAAAGAATACTATCCAACTTATGTTCAATTTCAAGCGAATCTCTAAAAAGAGGGAGCTTTGAAAGGTCTTCTTTAGAAAAATTAGAAAAAGTCGGAGAAAATCTTAAAAGCACTCCAATGTATATTCTAGGAGAAGAGTGTTCTACCATTAGCAACTTAATTAGCCAAGCCAAGAGACTAAAAGAAGAGTATGGAATATCCATTTTGTTTATTGATTATATTCAATTAATTCGATCCAAGACTCTGTTTGAAAATAGACAAAACGAAGTAGCAGAAGTATCTAGACAGTTAAGAATTTTAGCTTCTGATCTAAAGTTGCCAATTGTCTGTTTATCGCAACTTTCTAGAAGGGTAGAAGAAAGAGGAAATAAACGACCAATCATATCGGACCTTAGAGATAGTGGTCAGATAGAACAAGACGCTGATTCCGTTCTTTTTTTACACAAGAAGGAGTGTTACGAAAACAGGGATATACGAAAGACTTTAATCGAATTAATCCTAGCTAAGAATAGACATGGACCTGTCTTGTCCGGATTTTTAAATTTTGATGTTACGACAGGGGCTTTTCACGAGAATAGCAAAAAATGGTAAAGAACCAAGTTATAAAGAGCTCCCTACATCTTGAAAACCAAAAGTTCGGAAGAAAACCTATTTCTTTTGACAAGGATCAATTGGAAATATTTTCTAGTATTACTGAATCCAAGGTGGAAGTTATTGGTTTAGATTTACAACCGTCCCATTATCATGCTTTGGCAGCTATTCAAAAGCTGCTGACAGCAACGAATTATAACGGAAATATACAAAGTAATTACTTATCTAGAGAAACAAATAGTTTCAAATTTGAAGGTAAGGTTCCTAGAATTAAGTTTTCTCGATCTGAATACTTAGAAGCTTATGGTGTAAAACGTTACAAAACTTCTAGAAATAAGAGTGAATTTGGAGGAAAGGAGGCACT
It includes:
- a CDS encoding DnaB-like helicase C-terminal domain-containing protein, which codes for MNLSKQEDTGVREINNHLDIEYFLLGQAVTFSEQAKILVKELEEEHFQKLGHRIVFNAIKTLVLNEKPCNVYFIWEEIRKARQEDKIDSSYVLSLYCDTSNKVEIYCYIDFLQEKLANKKLSDTLQKVSKDFYQHFDRKPTRVLIEELQESLSKIQRRFFSQERTKKESIRDILFSKEREEEPLMGKISLRYEYRQKTQRDFSDSLPTGFLFLDENVSILSEGNYVILAARPSVGKTAFSINLATFLSYQRNIPVGFVSLEMSKNQIAERILSNLCSISSESLKRGSFERSSLEKLEKVGENLKSTPMYILGEECSTISNLISQAKRLKEEYGISILFIDYIQLIRSKTLFENRQNEVAEVSRQLRILASDLKLPIVCLSQLSRRVEERGNKRPIISDLRDSGQIEQDADSVLFLHKKECYENRDIRKTLIELILAKNRHGPVLSGFLNFDVTTGAFHENSKKW